A region of the Rhizobium leguminosarum bv. trifolii WSM1325 genome:
TTGCCGCCCAAGGGCTTGACGTGCGGGCATCGCAGGTCGCAGACGGCAATCACATGAGCACGGTGCGCGATCTCGCTGTCCTCGGCACGCCTGTGGCGGCAGCATTGCGCGCCTTGATTGCCAATAATGCCAGTGAGGAACCGAAGCGACACACCTTCCCTTGACCGCCGGTTTTTCGTGATCGTGGCGATCGAAGCGCGACGCATCGGCTCCTATGGCCGGTACCAAAGTCGTGCCGATCCGCGTCGTCGAACGCCGCGCAAAGGCCGACCGTGTCCTAAAAATCGGCCACTTTGCCCCAGGCGGATCCACCGAAGCGGTCGGGGTGGTAGGGTCTCGGATCAACGATCGGCTCATCGCCGGTGACGATATCGGCAATCAGATGACCGGCGCCAGGCCCGATGCCGAAGCCGTGGCCGCTGAAGCCGGCAGCGAGGATGAAACCGGGCAAGGTGGCGATCTCGCCGATCCCTGGTACGCCGTCGGGCGTGCTGTCGACATAGCCGGCCCAAGTCGCGCTGATGGCGGTTTTCTTCAAGGCAGGGAGAAGCTCGAGCGCCCGCGCACGCGTAAGCGCGATGGTGGCCTCGTCGACCGTCGGGTCGAGGATTCGCATGCGCTCCATTGGCGTCGGTCTGTCGAGCCGCCAGCGGGCCAGAGATTCGTGGCCGGAGCGAAAGCCCTCCAGCCCGCCTGGTGCGAGACTGCGCCAGCGCCGGGCGAACATCGGCAGGAATTGCCGCGCGAAGCGGAACTGCTGTGGCGTCGGATCGACACGGGCGCGGCCGCTGATCGCGAGCGTGTGACCACCATCGCGGCGCCGCGTTACCGAAACGGCTGATGTATGCAGCGCATCCGGCAGGCCGCTCGCGCCTGGAGATACGGCGAGGATCGAGGAGCGTATCGAGGCTTGCGGAAATCGAATGCCGAGCTGACGACAGAAGGAGGAGGCCCAGGCACCACCGGCGAGGACGGCGATCTTTGTCCGGATCGTGCCATGCTCGGTGACGACGCCCGAGAGCCGGCCGCCTTCGACGTCGAGGCCTCTGGCCGCGCAGGACTGATGCACCGTGCCGCCGAGTTTCAGGATCGCACGCGCGACGGCCGGTGCAGCGCTCGCCGGATCGGCGGTGCCGTCGGTCGGCGAAAACACCCCGCCTTTCCATGAAGTGCCGGTGGCATGCCCGCGTTCGGTTGCCTCGGCGCTGTTCAGCATATGCGTCGTGACGCCGACCGAGCGGGCGAAATCGCGCCAGCGGGCCCAACCGGACAGTTCCTCGTCGCTATTGCTGAGATAGAAGAGGCCGCAACGATGGAAGCCGGTGTCCTCCCCGGTCTCAATGGCGAAGCGCTCCCACAGGTCGAGGCTCTTCGTCGACATCGGCAGTTCGCGGGCGTCGCGGTTCTGCTGGCGGCACCAGCCCCAGTTGCGGCTCGATTGTTCGGCGCCGATCAGACCCTTCTCGACGAGGGCCACCTTCAATCCGCGCCGGGCGAGATAATAGGCCGTGAAAACGCCGACGATGCCGCCGCCGATGACCACGACATCAGCGGTGGAAGGCAGTTCCGGCGTGGTGTCGACGCGATTGAG
Encoded here:
- a CDS encoding FAD dependent oxidoreductase (PFAM: FAD dependent oxidoreductase~KEGG: ret:RHE_PF00361 deaminase protein), which encodes MPAPLNRVDTTPELPSTADVVVIGGGIVGVFTAYYLARRGLKVALVEKGLIGAEQSSRNWGWCRQQNRDARELPMSTKSLDLWERFAIETGEDTGFHRCGLFYLSNSDEELSGWARWRDFARSVGVTTHMLNSAEATERGHATGTSWKGGVFSPTDGTADPASAAPAVARAILKLGGTVHQSCAARGLDVEGGRLSGVVTEHGTIRTKIAVLAGGAWASSFCRQLGIRFPQASIRSSILAVSPGASGLPDALHTSAVSVTRRRDGGHTLAISGRARVDPTPQQFRFARQFLPMFARRWRSLAPGGLEGFRSGHESLARWRLDRPTPMERMRILDPTVDEATIALTRARALELLPALKKTAISATWAGYVDSTPDGVPGIGEIATLPGFILAAGFSGHGFGIGPGAGHLIADIVTGDEPIVDPRPYHPDRFGGSAWGKVADF